A part of Acidobacteriota bacterium genomic DNA contains:
- a CDS encoding PDZ domain-containing protein produces MKKTVTLLLLTGVALTVCFGPGLADSGKYSKVAWLGVSTQTVSGDLARSFDLPVNYGALVNDVSPDSPADKAGIREDDVIIALDGAKVSEAGELTDLVREHSPGDEVTVTLNRDGQEQEVKVELGARRAKYKSLDSDYPMVMDDFRWRGDQEQSYIGVVLMDLSEQLGDYFGVPDGHGTLISEVEEESPAEKAGLKAGDVIVGIDDEEMEDAGDVSDMIGEKDEGDKVNITVLRNRRETRVAVEVGKREGALSWVLPRRPSMTKRHIMLQVPDPKEWRFEKDLELDDIFDSDEFREEMEELREELKELKEELSKLKGSGR; encoded by the coding sequence ATGAAGAAGACGGTAACGCTGTTACTGCTGACCGGGGTTGCTCTGACCGTGTGTTTCGGCCCCGGCCTGGCTGATTCCGGCAAGTACAGCAAGGTAGCCTGGCTCGGTGTCTCGACGCAGACGGTGAGCGGGGATCTGGCACGTTCTTTCGATCTGCCCGTTAACTATGGGGCGCTTGTCAACGACGTGTCGCCGGACTCACCGGCCGATAAAGCCGGTATCAGGGAGGACGACGTCATTATCGCCCTGGACGGGGCGAAAGTCAGCGAGGCCGGGGAGTTGACGGACCTCGTGCGGGAACACTCGCCCGGCGATGAGGTTACCGTGACGCTCAACCGGGACGGACAAGAGCAGGAGGTCAAGGTCGAGCTCGGAGCTAGGAGAGCGAAATACAAGTCCCTCGACTCGGACTATCCGATGGTCATGGACGACTTCCGGTGGCGGGGGGATCAGGAGCAGTCGTATATCGGTGTCGTGCTAATGGACCTTTCCGAACAGCTGGGTGACTACTTCGGCGTGCCCGACGGCCACGGGACGTTGATCAGCGAAGTAGAGGAGGAATCTCCCGCGGAGAAGGCGGGGTTGAAGGCCGGGGACGTCATAGTCGGGATTGACGACGAAGAAATGGAGGACGCCGGCGACGTCTCGGATATGATCGGTGAGAAGGACGAGGGGGACAAGGTCAATATCACCGTGCTGCGCAACAGGCGCGAGACCCGTGTGGCCGTTGAAGTGGGAAAACGGGAAGGCGCCCTGTCGTGGGTGCTGCCGCGCCGGCCCAGCATGACCAAGCGGCATATCATGCTTCAGGTTCCGGACCCAAAGGAATGGCGTTTCGAGAAAGACCTCGAACTCGACGACATCTTCGATTCAGATGAATTCCGGGAAGAAATGGAGGAGTTGCGCGAGGAGTTAAAGGAACTCAAGGAAGAGCTTAGCAAGCTGAAAGGGTCAGGGCGTTAG
- the hprK gene encoding HPr(Ser) kinase/phosphatase produces the protein MAPITVGKIFEARNQDLELTLLNGTDKGMKKVVRNGELHRPGLALTGFFDRFASQRIQVLGETEVAYMNGLANDRLKEVVDRLFGFDIPMAVVSKGIAPPLAFVAAADEYGTAVFSSRLSTAVLVNRLSAYLDHLFAPSTNVHGTLIDVYGVGLVYTGKSGIGKSEIALDLVERGHRLVADDVVKITRVAPDVLIGSGSELLGHHMEIRGVGIIDVEELFGIRAIRLQKRIEVEVRLTLWEETVDYERLGLEDRRTAILGVQIPILYVPISPGKNITVISEVIAMNHMLKVYGENSAVDFSKKLSRRLSRQSTTKEYLESDYE, from the coding sequence ATGGCCCCTATAACGGTTGGAAAGATATTCGAAGCGCGTAACCAGGATCTGGAACTGACCCTGCTGAACGGCACCGACAAGGGCATGAAAAAGGTGGTCCGCAACGGGGAACTACACCGTCCCGGCCTGGCGCTGACCGGCTTTTTTGACCGTTTCGCCAGCCAGCGAATCCAGGTTCTTGGGGAGACAGAAGTCGCCTACATGAACGGCCTGGCCAATGACCGGCTCAAGGAAGTGGTCGACAGGCTGTTCGGGTTTGATATCCCGATGGCGGTGGTTTCCAAGGGCATCGCGCCGCCGCTGGCGTTTGTGGCCGCCGCCGACGAGTACGGCACGGCCGTTTTCTCCAGCCGCCTGTCCACCGCCGTGCTGGTCAACCGGCTCTCCGCCTACCTGGACCACCTGTTCGCGCCCTCGACCAACGTCCACGGAACGCTCATCGACGTATACGGTGTGGGGCTGGTGTATACGGGCAAGTCCGGCATCGGCAAATCCGAGATAGCTCTCGATCTCGTGGAGCGCGGACACCGCCTTGTCGCCGATGACGTGGTCAAGATCACCAGGGTGGCTCCGGACGTGCTTATAGGCTCCGGCTCCGAACTGCTCGGGCATCACATGGAAATCCGGGGGGTCGGTATCATCGATGTCGAAGAGCTGTTCGGCATCAGGGCCATCCGCCTGCAGAAGCGCATCGAGGTGGAGGTGCGGCTGACGCTGTGGGAGGAAACCGTCGATTACGAGCGGCTGGGGCTGGAGGACCGGCGCACTGCCATCCTCGGCGTGCAGATACCAATTCTGTACGTCCCCATTTCCCCGGGGAAGAACATCACCGTCATCTCCGAAGTGATCGCCATGAATCACATGCTGAAGGTCTACGGAGAGAACTCAGCGGTTGATTTTTCCAAAAAACTCTCGCGGCGGCTCAGCCGCCAGTCTACGACCAAAGAGTATCTCGAATCGGACTACGAGTGA